From the genome of Haloterrigena sp. KLK7, one region includes:
- a CDS encoding TIGR00725 family protein: MRVSVIGGGAITDEQAARAEAVGRELGAREHTVVCGGRGGTMEAVCRGATDEGGTTIGILPSDRREQANEYVDIPVATGLGHARNALVPMNGDAVIALTGGVGTLSEIGFAGIYDRPVVGLATHDVSSLEADLALEIETVETPAAAVDAVEAALERRS; the protein is encoded by the coding sequence ATGCGCGTCAGCGTTATCGGCGGCGGTGCGATCACCGACGAACAGGCGGCTCGCGCGGAAGCCGTCGGGCGGGAACTCGGCGCCCGCGAGCACACGGTCGTCTGCGGCGGCCGCGGCGGGACGATGGAAGCGGTCTGTCGCGGCGCGACGGACGAGGGCGGCACGACGATCGGGATTCTCCCGAGCGACCGCCGCGAACAGGCGAACGAGTACGTCGACATCCCGGTCGCGACGGGGCTCGGCCACGCCAGGAACGCCCTCGTCCCCATGAACGGCGACGCAGTTATCGCGCTCACCGGCGGCGTCGGCACCCTCTCGGAGATCGGCTTCGCCGGCATCTACGACCGACCCGTCGTCGGCCTCGCGACCCACGACGTCTCGAGTCTCGAGGCTGACCTCGCGCTCGAGATCGAGACCGTCGAGACGCCGGCGGCAGCGGTCGACGCGGTTGAGGCGGCGCTCGAGCGTCGTTCCTGA
- a CDS encoding helix-turn-helix domain-containing protein, with amino-acid sequence MGLVAEFDISCERLPLVGVAAAVPDAALTLELQYNHGERPPFLATVTGGSPTAIERAFDDAVDVAEWTLVGEAGDTRRYQALPAFSFEEQLGAHLDDLEGLKALATADAIIERIEVTSEGWTQTGWFADRTAFDSFRKFWQRNDYFRLRRLTRDGDPEPPGDGLTDPQREALRTAYELGYFRVPRGASLEDVAAELGVSASSVSERLRRAQTQLIEESVATMWPPLHH; translated from the coding sequence ATGGGGCTCGTGGCCGAATTCGACATCTCCTGTGAGCGGCTTCCGCTCGTCGGCGTCGCAGCGGCCGTGCCGGACGCGGCGCTGACGCTCGAGTTACAGTACAATCACGGCGAGCGGCCGCCGTTTCTCGCCACCGTGACCGGTGGCTCGCCGACCGCGATCGAACGCGCCTTCGACGACGCCGTCGACGTCGCCGAGTGGACGCTGGTGGGTGAAGCCGGCGACACGCGGCGCTATCAGGCGTTACCGGCGTTCAGCTTCGAGGAGCAACTCGGGGCTCACCTCGACGATCTCGAGGGACTGAAGGCGCTCGCAACGGCCGACGCCATCATCGAACGAATCGAAGTGACTAGCGAGGGGTGGACGCAGACGGGCTGGTTCGCCGACCGCACGGCGTTCGACTCGTTCCGGAAGTTCTGGCAGCGCAACGACTATTTCCGGCTCCGTCGACTCACTCGAGACGGTGATCCCGAACCGCCCGGCGACGGGCTCACCGACCCCCAGCGCGAGGCGCTTCGGACGGCCTACGAACTGGGCTATTTCCGCGTTCCGCGGGGTGCGTCGCTCGAGGACGTCGCGGCGGAATTGGGCGTTTCGGCGTCGTCGGTCTCCGAACGCCTGCGCCGCGCCCAGACGCAACTCATCGAGGAGTCGGTCGCCACGATGTGGCCGCCGCTGCACCACTGA
- a CDS encoding Sjogren's syndrome/scleroderma autoantigen 1 family protein — MSDFDKEAEREKLREKYERDQEERQATQRMSDLLLKGATMTNAHCGTCGDPLFQMDGTTFCPSCHGNPDAVEGTQLEAQSAEETADEATDETASDRDATRRDSSQAAGGSESTETAEPDAAATRSDRRRGQQAGGADASGPTDSRTAADETAAGDSETASETPTAPAAADDRQPSTARSESTRSTGADRERAPRSATDDRRSTGGASAGRTARAADGDLEAAHDSLVAALEKFAGKAAATDDPRYAKECLEAAREAGETLETLR, encoded by the coding sequence ATGAGCGACTTCGACAAGGAAGCCGAGCGCGAGAAACTCCGGGAGAAGTACGAGCGCGATCAGGAGGAGCGACAGGCCACCCAGCGCATGAGCGATCTACTGCTCAAGGGCGCGACGATGACCAACGCCCACTGCGGCACCTGCGGCGACCCCCTGTTCCAGATGGACGGCACCACCTTCTGTCCGAGCTGTCACGGCAACCCCGACGCCGTCGAGGGGACGCAACTCGAGGCCCAGTCGGCCGAGGAGACGGCCGACGAAGCGACCGACGAGACGGCCAGCGACCGGGACGCGACCCGTCGCGACTCGAGCCAGGCGGCCGGCGGCTCCGAGTCGACCGAAACGGCCGAACCGGACGCCGCGGCCACACGCTCGGACCGACGTCGCGGCCAGCAGGCGGGCGGTGCCGACGCGAGCGGGCCGACCGACTCGAGGACGGCGGCCGACGAGACCGCGGCGGGCGACTCGGAAACCGCGAGCGAGACTCCGACGGCCCCCGCCGCCGCGGACGACCGGCAGCCGTCGACCGCTCGCTCGGAGTCGACGCGCTCGACCGGCGCCGACCGCGAGCGCGCCCCCCGATCGGCCACCGACGACCGGCGATCGACTGGCGGTGCCAGCGCCGGCAGGACCGCTCGCGCCGCTGACGGCGACCTCGAGGCCGCCCACGATTCGCTCGTCGCGGCCCTCGAGAAGTTCGCCGGAAAGGCCGCGGCGACGGACGACCCCCGCTACGCGAAGGAGTGTCTCGAGGCGGCCCGCGAGGCCGGCGAGACCCTCGAGACGCTGCGCTGA
- a CDS encoding multicopper oxidase domain-containing protein — protein sequence MNDRIGAPGSGLSRRDVMIATGGAAALAGCMSRSRADDPESSESSNEDEDEDEGRSSDLPWTSAPEVVRVDEQGGSVTLRSVTSRHAVHPMDSMGGPIELPKVWAFQADDGEPSVPGPILRTTEGNDMEVTLDNTDASHPHTLHFHGVRKTWENDGVPTTTGIRVDPGEKHTYTIPANVPGTHFYHCHYQTHRHIDMGMYGIFRVDPKGYEPADKEYFFTLKDWDSRVNRQLAGEDVDYSPRQRNPDVFTINGKSLPRTLHPEEGSPIIVDHGDTVRLHMVNAGYMSHPMHTHNHRYRLVEKDGGQIPEAAQYEQDITNIAPAERHTIEFEADADPGIYLMHCHKVDHAMNGRSYPGGMVNGIVYRDAMDTDVFADLMEYAGYKG from the coding sequence ATGAACGATCGCATCGGCGCACCCGGATCCGGCCTCTCGCGACGCGACGTGATGATCGCCACCGGCGGCGCGGCGGCCCTGGCCGGCTGTATGAGCCGCAGTCGGGCGGACGATCCCGAGTCGTCGGAGTCGAGCAATGAAGACGAAGACGAAGACGAGGGCCGGTCGTCGGACCTCCCCTGGACGAGCGCGCCCGAAGTCGTTCGGGTGGACGAACAGGGCGGGAGCGTGACGCTGCGTTCGGTGACGTCTCGGCACGCCGTCCACCCGATGGATTCGATGGGCGGCCCGATCGAACTCCCGAAGGTCTGGGCGTTTCAGGCCGACGACGGCGAGCCGAGCGTTCCCGGCCCGATCCTTCGGACCACGGAGGGCAACGACATGGAAGTCACGCTGGACAACACGGACGCCAGCCATCCCCACACCCTGCACTTCCACGGCGTGCGGAAGACGTGGGAGAACGACGGCGTTCCCACGACGACCGGGATCCGCGTCGATCCCGGCGAGAAGCACACCTACACGATCCCGGCGAACGTCCCCGGAACGCACTTCTATCACTGCCACTACCAGACCCATCGCCACATCGATATGGGGATGTACGGGATCTTCCGCGTCGATCCGAAGGGGTACGAACCCGCCGACAAGGAGTACTTCTTCACCCTCAAGGACTGGGACTCGCGGGTCAACCGGCAGCTGGCCGGTGAGGACGTGGACTACAGTCCGCGCCAGCGCAACCCCGACGTGTTCACGATCAACGGAAAGAGCCTCCCCCGGACGCTCCACCCCGAGGAGGGGTCGCCGATCATCGTCGACCACGGTGACACCGTCCGCCTCCACATGGTCAACGCGGGCTACATGTCCCACCCGATGCACACACACAACCACCGGTACCGCCTCGTCGAGAAGGACGGCGGGCAGATCCCCGAAGCCGCCCAGTACGAACAGGACATCACGAACATCGCGCCAGCCGAGCGCCACACTATCGAGTTCGAGGCCGACGCCGACCCCGGCATCTACCTCATGCACTGCCACAAGGTCGACCACGCCATGAACGGGCGCTCATACCCCGGCGGGATGGTCAACGGCATCGTCTATCGCGACGCGATGGACACCGACGTCTTCGCTGATCTCATGGAGTACGCCGGATACAAGGGCTAA
- a CDS encoding phosphatase PAP2 family protein, whose amino-acid sequence MALANMLLLTVLAVLAGLTMTCCLCLDREKLRRTVGEYDYRLREVAPYLGVAALFFLTKRATHGYSVKLSHALDWDITAELYAVEGEFVAHLQRIDPPAMLEFFSIMYMFGFPFLLVTAPILYFALPSQRHLKELLIAYVLNYVIGAICYTLFIAYGPRNHLSTVEGLMYDFYPQTQDMTSAVSANTDVFPSLHTSLAVVVLLFAWRSRREYPRWFPLAAFVVSSVVFSTMYLGIHWLTDVVAGLVLGVGSVYAAERIVARSEGDAGRVTVPGDREEGIASDATD is encoded by the coding sequence ATGGCACTGGCTAATATGCTCCTCCTGACCGTCCTCGCCGTCCTGGCCGGGTTGACGATGACGTGTTGTCTCTGCCTCGACCGCGAGAAACTCCGCCGAACCGTCGGTGAGTACGATTACCGACTCCGGGAAGTCGCCCCGTATCTCGGCGTCGCGGCGCTGTTCTTCCTGACTAAGCGGGCGACTCACGGCTACAGCGTGAAACTCTCGCACGCGCTCGACTGGGATATCACGGCCGAACTCTACGCCGTCGAAGGCGAGTTCGTCGCACACCTCCAGCGTATCGATCCACCGGCTATGCTGGAGTTCTTCTCAATCATGTACATGTTCGGCTTTCCGTTCCTCCTGGTGACCGCGCCGATCCTCTACTTCGCGTTGCCCTCCCAGCGCCACCTCAAGGAGTTGCTCATCGCGTACGTGCTCAACTACGTGATCGGCGCGATCTGTTACACGCTGTTCATCGCGTACGGACCGCGAAACCATCTGTCGACCGTCGAGGGCCTCATGTACGACTTCTACCCGCAAACGCAGGACATGACGTCGGCGGTCTCGGCGAACACGGACGTGTTCCCGTCGCTGCACACGTCGCTGGCGGTCGTCGTCCTGCTGTTCGCGTGGCGCTCGCGCCGGGAGTACCCCCGCTGGTTCCCGCTCGCCGCGTTCGTGGTCTCCAGCGTCGTCTTCTCGACGATGTACCTGGGCATCCACTGGTTGACGGACGTCGTGGCCGGCCTCGTCCTCGGCGTGGGAAGCGTCTACGCCGCGGAACGGATCGTCGCCCGCTCGGAAGGCGACGCCGGTCGGGTGACCGTTCCCGGCGACCGCGAGGAGGGGATCGCGTCCGACGCGACCGACTGA
- a CDS encoding DEAD/DEAH box helicase — protein sequence MAAQDEEPPSIEHPLLEPDFLERRLYQLKLAGTAANHHTLVCLPTGLGKTTVSLLVTARRLEEVGGKSLMLAPTKPLVQQHADFYREALQIPDEEIVVFTGDVSPDDRAAMWEEATVVMATPQVIENDLVGSRISLSDVTHITFDECHRATGDYAYNYIAERYHADATDPLVTGMSASPGGDEEAILEVCENLGLQEVEVMTEEDADVDEFTHDTDVEWERIDLPEEVIEIRDGLNEVIKERLEKLKELGVASSTQPDQSQKDLNKMRAELQKLINNDQSEGFEGMSIHAEIMKLRQAVTLVETQSVEAVCRYFDRQRNQARSSGASKASQRLVSDPRVREAMRKAESFDQLHPKYRKTRMLLAETLGLEGGERVIVFTESRDTAEALTEFLSESFEAKRFVGQGDREGSDGMTQTEQQEVLDQFRGGEFEVLVSTSVAEEGLDVPEVDLVLFYEPVPTAIRSIQRKGRTGRQSEGRVVVLMAEDTRDEAYFWISRRREKEMESELRDLKGVADELEAELDDSQQALTDFDGSEERRSSDGASGGAASRGAAESEVKVDGQGENPDAVGDSSSGTEGVSTQPGLRDFAGDGETEDGSDGNEESGDGAAGDDVETHEPHAEGDAIEVVADQREMDANIARDLSRREEIEVTLETLDVGDYVCSDRVVVERKSVADFVDSLVGGDRSVFEQVGAMARHYSRPIVIVEGDGLYEQRDVHPNAVRGALSSLAVDFGASVLRTEGEEETTELLAVIAGREQETADREVSVHGEKQSKTLAEQQEYVVSSIAEIGPVTARSLLEEFGTVEAMMIATEDELQEADGVGAVTAERIREVIGSEYTG from the coding sequence ATGGCAGCACAGGACGAGGAACCGCCCTCGATCGAGCATCCGCTCCTCGAGCCCGACTTTCTAGAACGGCGACTCTACCAGCTAAAGCTCGCGGGAACGGCCGCGAACCATCACACGCTCGTCTGTCTCCCGACCGGACTGGGGAAGACGACTGTGAGCCTGCTCGTCACGGCCCGCCGACTCGAGGAGGTCGGCGGCAAGTCGCTGATGCTCGCGCCGACGAAACCCCTCGTCCAGCAACACGCCGATTTCTACCGCGAAGCGCTGCAGATCCCCGACGAGGAGATCGTCGTCTTCACGGGCGACGTCAGTCCCGACGACCGCGCCGCGATGTGGGAGGAAGCGACGGTCGTGATGGCGACCCCGCAGGTGATCGAGAACGACCTCGTCGGCAGTCGGATCTCCCTGTCCGACGTGACTCACATCACCTTCGACGAGTGCCACCGCGCAACGGGTGACTACGCGTACAACTATATCGCCGAGCGTTACCACGCCGACGCGACGGATCCGCTGGTGACCGGCATGTCGGCCTCCCCCGGCGGCGACGAGGAGGCCATCCTCGAGGTCTGCGAGAACCTCGGCCTGCAGGAGGTCGAGGTGATGACCGAGGAGGACGCCGACGTCGACGAGTTCACCCACGACACCGACGTCGAGTGGGAGCGCATCGACCTCCCAGAGGAGGTCATCGAGATCCGGGACGGGCTCAACGAGGTAATCAAGGAGCGCCTCGAGAAGCTGAAGGAACTCGGCGTCGCGTCCTCGACCCAGCCCGACCAGTCCCAGAAGGACCTGAACAAGATGCGCGCGGAGCTCCAGAAGCTGATCAACAACGACCAGTCGGAGGGGTTCGAGGGGATGTCCATCCACGCGGAGATCATGAAGCTCCGGCAGGCCGTGACGCTGGTCGAGACCCAGAGCGTCGAGGCCGTCTGTCGGTACTTCGACCGCCAGCGCAACCAGGCCCGCTCGTCGGGCGCCTCGAAGGCGAGCCAGCGGCTGGTGTCGGACCCGCGAGTGCGGGAGGCGATGCGCAAGGCCGAGAGCTTCGACCAGCTCCACCCCAAGTACCGCAAGACCAGAATGCTGCTCGCCGAGACGCTGGGTCTCGAGGGCGGCGAACGCGTCATCGTCTTCACCGAGTCCCGCGACACCGCGGAGGCGCTGACGGAGTTCCTCTCGGAGAGCTTCGAGGCCAAGCGGTTCGTCGGGCAGGGCGACCGCGAGGGCTCGGACGGGATGACACAGACGGAGCAACAGGAAGTGCTCGACCAGTTCCGCGGCGGCGAGTTCGAGGTGCTGGTCTCCACCTCGGTCGCCGAGGAGGGGCTGGACGTGCCGGAGGTCGACCTCGTGCTCTTCTACGAGCCCGTCCCGACGGCGATCCGCTCCATCCAGCGCAAGGGCCGAACCGGCCGCCAGTCCGAGGGCCGGGTCGTCGTCCTGATGGCCGAGGACACCCGCGACGAGGCCTACTTCTGGATCTCGCGGCGCCGCGAGAAGGAGATGGAGTCGGAGCTGCGCGACCTGAAAGGGGTCGCCGACGAGCTCGAGGCGGAACTCGACGACTCCCAGCAGGCGCTGACGGACTTCGACGGGAGCGAGGAGCGACGCTCCTCGGACGGGGCGAGCGGCGGAGCCGCGAGCCGAGGCGCCGCGGAAAGCGAAGTGAAAGTGGACGGGCAAGGCGAAAACCCCGACGCCGTCGGCGATTCTTCCAGTGGAACTGAAGGGGTTTCGACACAGCCGGGACTGCGGGATTTCGCGGGCGACGGCGAAACCGAAGACGGCTCCGACGGGAACGAGGAGAGCGGAGACGGCGCTGCGGGAGACGACGTCGAAACCCACGAACCCCACGCCGAGGGCGACGCGATCGAGGTCGTCGCCGACCAGCGCGAGATGGACGCCAACATCGCGCGAGACCTCTCGAGACGCGAGGAGATCGAAGTGACCCTCGAGACGCTCGACGTCGGCGACTACGTCTGTTCGGACCGGGTGGTCGTCGAGCGCAAGTCCGTCGCGGACTTCGTCGACTCGCTGGTCGGCGGCGACCGGTCGGTCTTCGAGCAGGTCGGCGCGATGGCCCGCCACTACTCCCGGCCGATCGTGATCGTCGAGGGCGACGGCCTCTACGAGCAGCGGGACGTCCACCCCAACGCAGTCCGAGGCGCGCTCTCGAGTCTGGCCGTCGACTTCGGCGCGAGCGTCCTCCGGACGGAGGGCGAGGAGGAAACGACCGAACTGCTGGCGGTAATCGCCGGCCGCGAGCAGGAGACGGCCGACCGGGAGGTGTCGGTCCACGGCGAGAAGCAGTCGAAGACGCTCGCCGAGCAACAGGAGTACGTCGTCTCCTCGATCGCCGAGATCGGGCCCGTGACGGCGCGCTCGCTGCTCGAGGAGTTCGGCACCGTCGAGGCGATGATGATCGCGACCGAAGACGAGTTACAGGAGGCCGACGGCGTCGGGGCGGTGACCGCCGAGCGGATCCGGGAGGTCATCGGGAGCGAGTATACGGGGTAG
- a CDS encoding PH domain-containing protein produces the protein MDEPSSRSPAESATNRLHPRIRIVWAIKWLLVGVVAAVVATIVLSSDSSLERPLLAVAAATPVVGLLLAVVRYRRFRYAVTDDGVYVRRGLVTVNETVVPAASIQQVDVDEPLLARPFGLVSVRLYTAGTFGGRVAIPGLDSDTAADLADRLDRLARGESGV, from the coding sequence ATGGACGAGCCCTCGAGTCGGTCCCCCGCCGAATCGGCGACGAACCGACTACATCCACGCATACGGATCGTCTGGGCGATCAAGTGGCTGCTGGTCGGCGTCGTCGCGGCGGTCGTCGCGACGATCGTGCTGTCGTCGGACTCGAGCCTCGAGCGGCCCCTCCTCGCCGTCGCGGCGGCGACTCCCGTCGTCGGACTCCTGCTGGCGGTCGTCCGCTACCGCCGGTTCCGATACGCGGTCACCGACGACGGCGTCTACGTGCGCCGCGGGCTGGTCACCGTCAACGAGACGGTCGTGCCCGCCGCGAGCATCCAGCAGGTCGACGTCGACGAACCGCTCCTCGCGAGGCCGTTCGGCCTCGTCTCCGTCCGGCTCTACACCGCGGGGACGTTCGGCGGGCGGGTCGCGATCCCCGGACTCGACTCGGACACGGCGGCCGACCTCGCGGACCGACTCGATCGACTCGCCAGAGGTGAGTCGGGCGTATGA
- a CDS encoding PH domain-containing protein, with protein sequence MSAHTSLKPDIRSIPVRALENVDFTTVAMLAVMLTVLGDGSASGIDAVVSGVVTLVLIAVSLGCFNLVIEGVEWWRYELTLEEESIVVRSGFFRPKRRTIPFSRIQQSTVSTTTVSRPFGLAALECETAGNPDEPDVSVRYLERADAEELQQRIQSAAAVDATAAEPPDRRRVFTLRPRELALYGVTRTHPKTVLLAALAWVGAHYFEPDAMTDLRSTAVAVLEDFLPLSPAVMLGLVVLTGWLAGVALGIERMARFRLSAGEGSFRRQHGLFRTTDADVSSDRIQIARVRSNPLHRRLGLAQADIGTAGLSDPVPFGLQWPLAPLARRDVAWDLVERAVGVDRSAVQLRSLPTRARRRYVVRYALGVVALAVGTAIARQFVPAARAIPLPLFALLLALAPLAGHVTWSHRGYALLEDHIVVRRGFWTRRTYVVPTDTVQNLTVSQSPFQRRVDLVSVRLDIASMPFLPGVPLPDVDASVGGRLRHRLLEDDSDGDSEDGPIEVPNERA encoded by the coding sequence ATGAGTGCGCACACGAGTCTGAAGCCTGACATCCGGTCAATTCCGGTCAGAGCGCTCGAGAACGTCGACTTCACGACGGTCGCGATGCTCGCGGTGATGCTGACGGTGCTCGGCGACGGATCGGCGTCCGGAATCGACGCGGTCGTCTCGGGAGTGGTAACCCTGGTGCTGATCGCCGTCTCCTTGGGATGCTTCAACCTCGTCATCGAGGGCGTCGAGTGGTGGCGCTACGAACTCACCCTCGAGGAGGAGTCGATCGTCGTCCGCTCCGGCTTCTTCCGGCCCAAACGCCGGACGATCCCGTTCTCTCGGATCCAGCAGTCGACGGTCTCGACGACGACGGTGAGCCGCCCGTTCGGACTCGCTGCCCTCGAGTGCGAGACCGCCGGCAACCCCGACGAGCCCGACGTCTCGGTGCGGTACCTCGAGCGGGCCGACGCCGAGGAGCTCCAGCAGCGAATCCAGTCGGCCGCCGCCGTCGATGCGACGGCCGCGGAGCCGCCGGACCGCCGTCGCGTCTTCACGCTTCGGCCGCGGGAGCTCGCCCTGTACGGCGTGACCCGAACCCACCCCAAGACGGTGCTCCTGGCCGCGCTGGCGTGGGTCGGGGCGCACTACTTCGAACCGGACGCGATGACCGACTTGCGATCGACCGCCGTCGCCGTCCTCGAAGATTTCCTGCCGCTGTCGCCGGCGGTTATGCTGGGTCTGGTCGTCCTCACCGGCTGGCTCGCCGGAGTCGCCCTCGGAATCGAACGGATGGCCCGCTTTCGCCTCTCCGCGGGCGAGGGCTCGTTTCGGCGCCAGCACGGCCTCTTCCGGACGACTGACGCGGACGTCTCGAGCGACCGCATCCAGATCGCCCGCGTTCGGTCGAACCCGCTACACCGACGGCTGGGACTGGCGCAGGCGGATATCGGCACCGCTGGGCTCTCGGACCCCGTTCCGTTCGGATTGCAGTGGCCGCTGGCACCGCTGGCCCGGCGGGACGTCGCGTGGGACCTCGTCGAGCGAGCGGTCGGAGTCGACCGATCGGCGGTCCAGTTGCGGTCGCTCCCCACCCGCGCCCGACGGCGGTACGTCGTCAGATACGCGCTCGGCGTCGTCGCGCTGGCCGTCGGCACGGCGATCGCCCGGCAGTTCGTTCCGGCGGCTCGAGCGATTCCCCTCCCGCTGTTCGCCCTCCTCCTCGCGCTCGCGCCGCTCGCGGGCCACGTGACGTGGAGCCATCGCGGCTACGCGCTGCTCGAGGACCATATCGTCGTCCGGCGCGGCTTCTGGACGCGCCGAACGTACGTCGTCCCGACCGACACCGTCCAGAACCTGACCGTCTCGCAGAGCCCGTTCCAGCGACGCGTCGATCTCGTCTCGGTTCGCCTCGACATCGCGTCGATGCCGTTTCTCCCCGGCGTTCCGCTACCCGACGTCGACGCGTCGGTCGGCGGACGACTTCGGCATCGGCTGCTCGAGGACGATTCCGATGGTGACTCCGAGGACGGCCCCATTGAGGTACCGAACGAACGCGCATGA
- a CDS encoding metallophosphoesterase family protein, giving the protein MTIVPSAADDEVSFDHQCLDADSYDDVYVIGDVHGCLDSLERLLSTLEFGPNDLGVFVGDLVRKGPESKAVLERVRDSPQLQSVRGNNEQKLLDDEADLPDLEPADYRYLESLPTAISWDDHLVVHGGVDPTRSLPDHSDRDLLTMRSPNGDGYDGPFWFDEYAGPLRVFFGHTVLDEPLDREWAVGLDTGCVYGGRLTAYDLRGERFVSVSTPEHQPRPDEKFAEPAE; this is encoded by the coding sequence GTGACGATTGTTCCATCCGCTGCCGACGACGAGGTATCGTTCGACCATCAGTGTCTCGACGCCGACTCCTACGACGATGTCTACGTCATCGGCGACGTTCACGGCTGTCTCGACTCCCTCGAGCGGTTGCTCTCGACGCTCGAGTTCGGCCCGAACGATCTCGGCGTGTTCGTCGGAGATCTCGTGCGGAAGGGACCGGAGAGCAAGGCGGTCCTCGAGCGAGTCAGGGACTCGCCGCAGTTGCAGTCGGTCAGGGGCAACAACGAGCAGAAACTCCTCGACGACGAGGCCGACCTCCCGGATCTCGAGCCGGCCGATTACCGGTACCTCGAGTCGCTGCCGACCGCCATCTCGTGGGACGACCACCTCGTCGTCCACGGCGGCGTCGATCCGACGCGATCGCTCCCCGACCACTCGGATCGAGACCTGCTGACGATGCGGAGTCCGAACGGCGACGGCTACGACGGCCCGTTCTGGTTCGACGAGTACGCGGGCCCGCTGCGGGTCTTTTTCGGCCACACCGTTCTCGACGAGCCCCTCGACCGCGAGTGGGCCGTCGGTCTCGATACCGGCTGCGTCTACGGCGGCCGGCTCACGGCCTATGACCTCCGCGGCGAGCGGTTCGTGAGCGTCTCGACGCCCGAGCACCAGCCGCGCCCGGACGAGAAGTTCGCCGAACCTGCGGAGTGA